A region from the Fibrobacter sp. genome encodes:
- a CDS encoding glutamate--tRNA ligase family protein — MTGKIRFAPSPTGYLHEGHLLSALYVWAAAKKWDLHIHLRIEDHDRGRTRQAYIDGIREDLEWMGFKHHSESIQSERTAIYQGVLQKLIEKDLVYPCTCSRKQLEAENPKSETGEIIYQGKCRCLAETLKAEGEKETEGSLPPHNLRFKLADKVINWNDYRLGPFAENPANQCGDFPIRDRERCWTYQFAVCVDDIDQDITHIIRGEDIRNSTARQIALSGSICDVLGKPYKQPLYLHHALIVDSTGKKLSKRELAHSIRQDKEEGISPEELLGRVLFKAGIHSEDCPTSINEAIGEIAESL, encoded by the coding sequence ATGACAGGAAAAATCAGATTCGCCCCCAGCCCCACCGGATACCTGCACGAAGGCCACCTGCTTTCGGCTCTTTATGTGTGGGCCGCAGCAAAAAAATGGGACCTTCATATCCATTTGCGAATCGAAGACCATGATAGAGGCCGAACTCGTCAAGCCTATATCGATGGCATCCGAGAAGACCTGGAATGGATGGGCTTTAAACACCATAGCGAAAGTATTCAAAGCGAACGAACAGCAATTTACCAAGGCGTTCTTCAAAAACTAATCGAAAAAGACCTTGTCTACCCCTGTACCTGCAGCAGAAAGCAATTGGAAGCAGAAAACCCCAAAAGCGAAACCGGCGAAATTATCTATCAAGGAAAGTGCCGTTGCTTAGCAGAGACGTTAAAGGCTGAAGGCGAAAAAGAGACGGAAGGCAGTCTTCCCCCGCACAACCTGCGATTTAAACTTGCAGACAAAGTAATAAACTGGAATGACTATCGCCTTGGCCCGTTCGCAGAAAATCCCGCAAACCAATGCGGAGACTTTCCCATCCGCGACCGAGAAAGATGCTGGACCTACCAATTTGCCGTCTGCGTCGATGACATTGACCAGGACATCACCCACATCATCCGCGGAGAGGACATTCGCAATTCCACCGCCCGACAAATCGCCCTTTCCGGATCCATTTGCGACGTTCTCGGCAAGCCCTACAAGCAGCCCCTTTACCTTCACCACGCCCTCATCGTAGACTCAACCGGAAAAAAGCTTTCTAAACGTGAATTAGCCCACAGCATCAGGCAGGACAAGGAAGAAGGAATCTCCCCAGAGGAACTTTTGGGACGAGTTCTTTTCAAGGCCGGTATACATTCTGAAGATTGCCCCACCTCCATAAACGAAGCTATAGGCGAAATCGCCGAATCTCTGTGA
- a CDS encoding lytic transglycosylase domain-containing protein, which produces MIRSLVTLLSICTLSAFAQSPVVDSTQNAVPQNVDTQASVPVAQSSASVVAEVAPASSSNGTPVPMQATDSIIAAMPMEPVNPYTDLEQIPPSRFQDMVVRYERVKAASEDPRQPKNIRDFARAAQYYYKEEWDSAYAAYDSLRGRDSELDGAVILRMAKTCFYQKDFAKMRAALNLNPALAKNASWDRSASRLRIEAAMADSTLSDRAHADSLKAFIEKYPKSDDAAALKFRYGRYLEQFKQLKEAKRIYMQLLTSSSFYKDSAFASIRKLRKVQGAPESLAEKIAYAKMACAKDEAASCLTLLDSIFILDAEQVRKNPQSAVALPEDSIQSKLPLSTMDMETRINLWEKRAVALRGLKRDDESIAQFRFLLDSVEVRPVWIQSTLRLLRNNSTRNAKLIKKLDAQLTDVSKYSKENANNLWVRGIEYEQNQKYDSALVCFRQLSHKRFKNNVKRQWAKFRVGFVLFKQEKWEEAVAAFIDASKEPFLWSGSGARMFLGDAYMKLGKDSLAREAYLDCIRDFPLAYYAHRSRMKLVENNLMAAADVPYAHGVQMTPEQTLAWIRDSQKLGKPDATYSPERYNRIKTLFLYGFSDQAFDLYDEARKKNAKRLDFLYEYGQLFYEMGETAAGYRLARQFQNNIDRRRLMTPPIDVLHYLYPIPYKDQVKYHSGEKIDPFFVYSVMRQESIFNFEIASPVGACGLLQIMPATGKMLAKLENLENFDPKQLYNAYMNIRLGVRYLIDLKAEYKDDYMYVLGNYNAGPKPTKRWQAAGQGLPWDIRAEEISYWETRDYVKRVMGNYWIYQEIYDSL; this is translated from the coding sequence ATGATTCGATCTCTTGTGACCCTTTTAAGCATTTGCACATTGAGTGCATTTGCTCAAAGCCCTGTTGTTGATAGCACTCAAAATGCGGTTCCGCAAAACGTGGATACCCAGGCTTCCGTGCCTGTGGCTCAATCATCGGCATCCGTTGTCGCTGAAGTTGCTCCTGCATCTTCTTCAAATGGAACTCCGGTTCCTATGCAGGCTACGGATAGCATCATTGCTGCCATGCCTATGGAACCTGTAAATCCTTATACGGATTTGGAACAGATTCCGCCTAGCCGTTTCCAGGATATGGTGGTTCGTTACGAACGCGTGAAGGCTGCTAGTGAAGATCCGCGTCAGCCGAAGAACATCCGTGATTTTGCAAGAGCAGCTCAGTACTATTACAAGGAAGAATGGGATAGCGCCTACGCTGCCTATGATTCTTTGCGCGGTCGCGATTCTGAACTTGATGGCGCCGTAATCTTGCGCATGGCAAAGACATGTTTCTATCAGAAGGATTTTGCCAAGATGCGTGCCGCCCTGAACCTGAATCCGGCTTTGGCAAAGAATGCTTCCTGGGACCGTAGCGCTTCTCGCCTGCGTATTGAAGCTGCCATGGCTGACTCTACATTAAGCGATCGCGCACACGCCGACTCCTTGAAGGCCTTTATTGAAAAGTACCCCAAGTCTGATGATGCGGCTGCTTTGAAGTTCCGCTACGGCCGCTACCTGGAACAGTTCAAACAGTTGAAGGAAGCCAAGCGCATCTACATGCAGTTGCTGACCAGTTCTTCCTTCTATAAGGATTCTGCGTTCGCCAGCATCCGTAAGCTCCGTAAGGTGCAGGGTGCGCCCGAGTCGTTGGCGGAGAAGATTGCCTATGCGAAAATGGCTTGCGCTAAGGATGAGGCTGCGAGCTGCTTGACCCTTTTAGATTCCATCTTTATTCTTGATGCCGAACAGGTACGAAAGAACCCGCAAAGTGCAGTAGCTCTTCCGGAAGATTCCATTCAGAGCAAGCTTCCTCTCAGCACTATGGATATGGAAACCCGCATCAACCTGTGGGAAAAGCGCGCTGTCGCCCTTCGCGGTTTGAAGCGTGATGATGAATCCATTGCCCAGTTCCGTTTCTTGCTGGATTCCGTGGAAGTTCGCCCGGTTTGGATTCAGTCCACCTTGCGCTTGCTCCGTAACAACTCTACAAGAAATGCGAAGCTTATCAAGAAACTGGACGCTCAGCTTACAGATGTAAGCAAGTACAGCAAGGAAAATGCAAACAACCTCTGGGTTCGCGGTATTGAATACGAACAGAACCAGAAGTACGATAGCGCCCTGGTTTGTTTCAGGCAGCTTTCCCATAAGCGTTTTAAGAATAACGTGAAGCGTCAGTGGGCCAAGTTCCGCGTAGGCTTTGTGCTCTTCAAGCAGGAAAAATGGGAAGAAGCGGTGGCAGCTTTCATCGATGCTTCCAAGGAACCGTTCCTATGGAGTGGTAGTGGCGCCCGCATGTTCCTGGGTGACGCCTACATGAAACTTGGCAAGGACTCCTTGGCACGTGAAGCCTACCTTGACTGTATCCGCGATTTCCCGCTGGCCTATTACGCTCATCGCAGCCGAATGAAACTTGTGGAAAATAACTTGATGGCCGCTGCCGATGTGCCCTATGCTCATGGCGTGCAGATGACTCCGGAACAGACCTTGGCTTGGATTCGCGATTCCCAGAAGTTGGGTAAACCCGACGCTACCTACAGCCCGGAACGTTATAACCGAATCAAGACTTTGTTCCTCTACGGCTTCAGTGATCAGGCCTTTGACCTTTATGATGAAGCCCGCAAGAAGAACGCAAAGCGTTTGGACTTCTTGTACGAATACGGCCAGCTCTTCTACGAGATGGGTGAAACAGCTGCAGGCTATCGCTTGGCTCGTCAGTTCCAGAACAACATTGATCGCCGTCGCCTCATGACGCCGCCTATCGATGTTCTGCATTACCTGTACCCGATTCCGTACAAGGATCAGGTGAAGTATCACTCCGGTGAAAAGATCGACCCCTTCTTCGTGTACAGCGTGATGCGTCAGGAATCCATCTTCAACTTTGAGATCGCTTCCCCGGTGGGTGCCTGCGGTCTTCTGCAAATTATGCCTGCTACCGGTAAGATGCTTGCAAAGCTTGAAAACCTGGAAAACTTTGACCCGAAGCAGCTTTACAATGCCTACATGAATATCCGTCTGGGTGTCCGCTACCTCATCGACTTGAAGGCTGAATACAAGGACGACTACATGTACGTTCTCGGCAACTACAATGCTGGTCCCAAGCCCACCAAACGCTGGCAGGCTGCAGGCCAGGGCCTTCCTTGGGATATTCGTGCCGAAGAAATCAGCTACTGGGAAACCCGCGATTACGTGAAGCGCGTCATGGGTAACTACTGGATCTATCAGGAAATTTACGACTCACTGTAA
- a CDS encoding RNA methyltransferase codes for MSEMNENSEKLESLLARVTDRRKELLTSVVDRRTRHFCMVLEDLFDPHNISAVIRTAEVFGLQDVHIIEEDNAYSVNKSILKGSYKWMNLYLYKKRMLCMEKLRAKGYKIAVASTNTTNSVLDLDLSQPTAFYLGSEFHGNHPDTLAHADYEFKLPQYGITESMNVSVAGGVLMTYLDVFMQKEGREKFLLPKAERDALLTDWLDRHVNGIENNSSITRIEG; via the coding sequence ATGAGCGAAATGAACGAAAACTCTGAAAAGTTGGAATCCCTCTTGGCCCGTGTGACAGACCGTCGCAAGGAATTGCTGACCTCTGTTGTCGATCGTCGTACGAGACACTTCTGCATGGTTCTCGAAGATTTGTTCGACCCTCATAATATTTCCGCAGTGATCCGTACTGCAGAAGTCTTTGGTTTGCAGGATGTTCACATTATCGAAGAAGATAACGCCTATAGCGTGAACAAGTCCATTCTTAAGGGTTCCTACAAGTGGATGAATCTTTACCTGTACAAGAAGCGCATGCTTTGCATGGAAAAGCTTCGCGCCAAGGGTTACAAGATTGCCGTTGCAAGCACCAACACCACCAATTCCGTACTGGATCTGGACTTGAGCCAGCCTACCGCTTTCTACCTGGGAAGCGAATTCCACGGTAACCACCCGGATACCTTGGCTCATGCTGATTATGAATTCAAACTTCCCCAGTACGGCATTACCGAATCTATGAACGTTTCTGTTGCTGGTGGTGTCTTGATGACCTATCTGGACGTGTTTATGCAGAAGGAAGGCCGCGAAAAGTTCCTCTTGCCTAAGGCCGAACGTGACGCCTTGCTGACGGATTGGCTGGATCGCCATGTAAATGGCATCGAAAATAACAGCTCAATTACCCGAATCGAAGGCTAA
- a CDS encoding insulinase family protein has translation MSSAFASLAAVAFSSCSSAPAPQTDATVAKADSVTTENANSAVAMASDLPVSYKDIQFPEFKYVAPYPKDYRVEVAPGITGYIVSDRSLPLVNFTVYFEESFIPSVLKDEAANSMVSSMLRRGGGGGINPHALDDSLEFISAGLSTSVGTFSSMFDIDCMSKDFKNMMATAKQVLTAPEFDKEQLELVKANYVTSYDRRYDTPAKVLSALKAKVNYAPNPRLWDANAEEYKGVTADDVKRLAAGAFSSKRIIFALSGDVDKDSAVAVLKDFFAGWKVEPAAEKAKPTPLAFLNKPGVYVVDKDITQANISMNQPFVKRPHPDYYPAAVASFILGGGSFTSRLMNRVRSDEGLAYSIYSSVGNDYRDTAMSTIALQTKVESVDFALKLIFEEVEKLAKDGPSEEELAQAKKSLIESLPSLFDSPSSTAIIFAKGELLGKSDDHYLDYVKEINAVTPDQVKAMIAKYFDKSKMTISIVGPVSKFDALKPFTVVPMDSLEFRN, from the coding sequence ATGTCTTCGGCTTTTGCCTCCTTGGCTGCCGTGGCCTTTTCTTCCTGTTCTTCTGCACCTGCACCACAGACGGATGCTACCGTGGCGAAGGCTGATTCTGTAACAACGGAAAACGCAAATTCTGCTGTTGCAATGGCTTCGGACCTTCCTGTAAGTTACAAGGATATCCAGTTCCCGGAATTCAAGTATGTGGCTCCTTATCCGAAGGACTATCGTGTGGAAGTTGCCCCGGGCATTACAGGCTATATTGTCAGCGATCGTTCCCTCCCGTTGGTAAACTTTACAGTCTATTTTGAAGAATCCTTCATTCCTTCCGTGTTGAAGGACGAAGCTGCCAATTCCATGGTGAGCTCCATGCTTCGTCGTGGCGGTGGCGGTGGCATAAATCCCCATGCCTTGGACGATTCCCTGGAATTTATTAGCGCAGGTCTCAGCACCTCTGTGGGAACCTTTAGCTCCATGTTCGATATCGACTGCATGTCCAAGGATTTCAAGAACATGATGGCAACGGCAAAACAGGTCCTTACGGCTCCGGAATTTGATAAGGAACAGTTGGAACTGGTTAAAGCCAATTATGTAACCTCCTATGATCGCCGCTATGACACCCCGGCCAAGGTCCTTTCTGCTTTGAAGGCCAAGGTAAACTACGCTCCTAACCCGAGACTGTGGGATGCCAATGCTGAAGAATACAAGGGTGTAACTGCGGATGATGTGAAACGTCTGGCGGCTGGTGCGTTCTCTTCCAAACGCATTATTTTTGCCCTTTCTGGTGATGTGGACAAGGATTCCGCTGTTGCCGTATTGAAGGATTTCTTTGCTGGCTGGAAGGTTGAACCTGCTGCAGAGAAGGCAAAACCTACGCCCCTTGCTTTCTTGAATAAGCCCGGTGTCTATGTGGTGGACAAGGACATTACCCAGGCAAACATTTCCATGAACCAGCCTTTTGTAAAGCGTCCCCATCCGGACTACTATCCTGCTGCAGTGGCCAGTTTCATTTTGGGCGGAGGCAGTTTTACTAGCCGCTTGATGAACCGAGTCCGTAGCGACGAAGGCTTGGCCTACAGCATCTATAGCTCTGTAGGAAACGATTACCGCGATACGGCCATGTCTACCATCGCCTTGCAGACTAAGGTTGAATCTGTAGACTTTGCCCTGAAGCTGATTTTTGAAGAAGTGGAAAAGCTGGCGAAGGATGGTCCTTCTGAAGAAGAACTTGCCCAGGCCAAGAAATCCTTGATTGAAAGCCTGCCCAGCTTGTTTGATAGTCCTTCTTCCACCGCAATTATCTTTGCCAAGGGTGAACTTCTTGGAAAGTCCGACGACCATTACCTGGATTATGTCAAGGAAATCAATGCGGTAACGCCTGATCAGGTGAAGGCTATGATTGCCAAGTACTTTGACAAATCCAAGATGACCATTTCCATTGTGGGACCGGTTTCCAAGTTCGATGCCTTGAAGCCGTTTACCGTGGTCCCAATGGATAGTCTGGAATTCAGAAATTAA
- the ptsP gene encoding phosphoenolpyruvate--protein phosphotransferase, whose translation MTTSTKNPANNEALPVRTVLTGVPASPGFAMGRVFPVINREISVVEETLPESRLADEEQLFLKAVNMTSKEIAQIKEISETRAGMKDSLIFATHLMILQDPGLLNGVLDQIRKHHKNARWAVHVVLGAYIDKFESIDSAAMRDKAADLRDLYNRLMAAMEDSGPVLEDVAAEDGVILVGHELLPSLLMSIKPGQVTGLAMDTGGRTSHVAILARSLQIPLVSGLRNFAAVAKAGETILLDGSRGTVIINPNEEDIRDFHERQEVFEKQRRELFTMRQLEPMTRDGKYITLHANIELPSEADRVTDFGATGIGLYRSEFLFLRKNAPTQDEQQDAYRYILETMSPCPVMIRTLDAGGDKLVSGINAVNESNPFMGWRSIRVCLDKTDLFCAQLKALLLANTKGNLRILLPMISGMSELRRAKDYIRKCRQELEAAGHKLAPVKIGVMIEVPAAVMIVDKLAKEVDFFSIGTNDLIQFTLAVDRTNELITNMFQPHHPAVLSMIYQTVRAAHREGIPVAVCGEMSADPMSVLLLVGLGVDELSMTPWSVMSTKKIIRSINFEDVRETALTVLQMDDAESVNAYLHKRYAQPIMDLGISSVVGQVENSKK comes from the coding sequence ATGACCACTTCAACGAAGAACCCTGCTAATAACGAAGCGCTGCCGGTCCGTACAGTTTTGACCGGTGTTCCTGCTTCTCCCGGCTTTGCAATGGGCCGGGTGTTCCCGGTTATTAACCGAGAGATTTCCGTTGTTGAGGAAACTCTCCCGGAAAGCCGATTGGCAGATGAAGAGCAGTTGTTCCTGAAGGCCGTGAATATGACCTCCAAGGAAATTGCCCAGATCAAGGAAATTTCCGAAACTCGTGCAGGGATGAAGGATAGCCTCATCTTTGCAACCCACTTGATGATTTTGCAGGACCCGGGTCTTTTGAACGGAGTCCTGGATCAGATCCGCAAGCACCATAAGAATGCCCGCTGGGCTGTTCACGTAGTGCTTGGCGCCTACATCGACAAGTTTGAATCTATTGACTCTGCGGCCATGCGAGACAAGGCTGCGGACCTTAGAGACTTGTATAACCGTCTCATGGCGGCCATGGAAGACTCCGGACCTGTATTGGAGGATGTGGCTGCTGAAGATGGCGTAATCCTAGTTGGCCATGAACTTTTGCCCAGCTTGCTGATGTCCATCAAGCCTGGTCAGGTAACTGGTCTCGCCATGGATACCGGTGGTCGTACTAGCCATGTGGCTATTTTGGCCCGATCTCTCCAGATTCCCTTGGTTTCTGGCCTGAGAAACTTTGCTGCCGTGGCAAAGGCCGGCGAAACGATTTTGCTGGATGGTTCTCGCGGAACCGTGATCATCAATCCGAATGAAGAAGATATCCGCGATTTCCATGAACGTCAGGAAGTTTTCGAAAAGCAGCGCCGTGAATTGTTCACCATGCGCCAGCTTGAACCGATGACCCGCGATGGCAAGTACATTACCTTGCATGCTAACATCGAATTGCCGTCGGAAGCGGACAGAGTTACCGACTTCGGTGCTACGGGTATCGGCTTGTACCGTTCTGAATTTTTGTTCCTGCGAAAGAACGCTCCCACCCAGGATGAGCAGCAGGACGCCTACCGCTATATTTTGGAAACGATGTCTCCCTGCCCGGTGATGATCCGTACTTTGGATGCAGGTGGCGATAAGCTGGTTAGCGGTATCAATGCGGTGAACGAATCCAATCCCTTTATGGGCTGGCGTTCCATCCGTGTTTGCCTGGATAAGACAGATTTGTTCTGCGCGCAGTTGAAGGCTTTGCTTTTGGCAAACACCAAGGGCAACCTCCGCATTCTTTTGCCCATGATTTCGGGCATGTCTGAACTGCGCCGTGCAAAGGACTACATTCGTAAGTGCCGCCAGGAATTGGAAGCTGCAGGACACAAACTCGCACCTGTGAAGATTGGTGTGATGATTGAAGTCCCCGCCGCAGTGATGATTGTGGACAAATTAGCGAAGGAAGTGGACTTCTTTAGCATCGGTACTAACGACTTGATTCAGTTTACCTTGGCTGTAGACCGTACCAACGAATTGATCACCAACATGTTCCAGCCTCATCATCCGGCTGTGTTGAGCATGATTTACCAGACAGTTCGTGCTGCGCATCGTGAAGGTATTCCTGTTGCAGTTTGTGGTGAAATGTCAGCAGACCCCATGAGCGTTCTGTTGCTTGTGGGACTTGGCGTGGATGAACTTTCCATGACTCCGTGGAGTGTGATGTCTACCAAGAAGATTATTCGTTCCATCAATTTTGAAGACGTTCGTGAAACGGCTTTGACTGTTTTGCAGATGGACGATGCAGAAAGCGTGAATGCCTACTTGCATAAGAGATACGCTCAGCCCATTATGGACTTGGGTATTTCCAGTGTGGTGGGCCAAGTTGAAAACAGTAAGAAGTAG
- a CDS encoding EamA family transporter, with protein sequence MLFLLLTIGPAFLFACGNILEKSGVANVGKRTGGVSNPWQFWKGVFTNGFWWLGIACSVFATGGYYIAMARYDLSQVQPMMVLNPVLTALMGFVILKEVLTRRIVVAICFVVAGLLCSVESLGEATSVQDVSMLWIYAGVVCGVALLAHLLCKDREMVDSLIMGVGFGISAAFYKSLAMDFDLDNISLSSIGALILDLRTLAYVATYGIAFIYSQISFSRGRALFIIPFSAAVGAAVPTIAGAVVFSEAFPVEKVVSVTLVLIGACLFVVRRPGRKKIRRKRNENHSF encoded by the coding sequence ATGCTCTTTCTTCTTCTGACAATCGGTCCTGCCTTCCTTTTTGCCTGCGGCAACATCCTGGAGAAATCCGGAGTGGCCAACGTGGGCAAAAGAACTGGTGGTGTGTCCAACCCCTGGCAGTTCTGGAAGGGGGTTTTTACCAACGGTTTCTGGTGGCTTGGAATCGCCTGCTCCGTATTTGCAACGGGTGGCTACTATATCGCCATGGCCCGCTACGATTTGAGCCAGGTTCAGCCCATGATGGTGTTGAACCCGGTGCTTACCGCATTGATGGGCTTTGTGATTTTGAAGGAAGTTCTGACCCGCCGTATTGTGGTGGCTATCTGCTTTGTGGTTGCTGGCCTCCTTTGCTCTGTGGAATCCCTTGGTGAGGCGACCAGTGTCCAGGACGTCAGTATGCTTTGGATCTATGCCGGAGTGGTTTGTGGAGTCGCCTTGCTGGCCCATTTACTTTGTAAGGATCGGGAGATGGTGGATTCCCTGATTATGGGTGTTGGCTTCGGTATTTCTGCCGCGTTCTATAAAAGCCTGGCCATGGATTTCGATTTGGACAACATTTCTCTTTCGTCCATTGGAGCCTTGATCCTTGATCTCAGAACCCTTGCTTATGTGGCCACCTACGGTATTGCGTTCATTTACTCGCAAATTTCTTTTTCCAGAGGCCGCGCCTTGTTTATTATCCCGTTCAGCGCCGCTGTGGGAGCTGCTGTTCCCACTATCGCTGGAGCAGTGGTTTTCTCTGAAGCGTTCCCGGTAGAAAAAGTGGTATCCGTTACATTGGTGTTGATTGGCGCCTGCCTTTTTGTGGTTCGTCGCCCCGGTCGTAAAAAAATCAGAAGAAAAAGAAATGAAAATCACAGTTTCTAG
- a CDS encoding MlaD family protein yields the protein MKKYSALYFSVGLVVILAVIILVFGVFFLNEKDPRETYNTFYLRFTQVSTLVLDDPVKVNGVKLGKVENIELSGHRVVVTVRLRTDVKIPKDSEIRVQNIGIMGERQIGMILGDSAEYFAPNDTINGQFDAGIAEAIGLAGEVCDSTKVLLESVKQALNQTIVNPDFQERFKTLLVKAENLEDRLMTMLNTTDPKLKKSLDGLNQVTVKVNELIDGVKSPVDNLFANTEKLMGNADKLVGELEGVTKHLDELLAKVQNKINSKDNTAGLLLNDRALHDDLIKTVHSADSLFRVILKDGLDINVDLF from the coding sequence ATGAAAAAGTATTCTGCACTCTATTTTTCTGTTGGCCTTGTAGTCATACTGGCCGTCATCATTCTTGTCTTTGGCGTGTTCTTCCTTAATGAAAAGGACCCGCGTGAAACTTACAATACCTTCTACCTGCGTTTTACACAGGTCAGTACCCTTGTTCTCGATGACCCTGTCAAGGTAAACGGCGTCAAGCTGGGTAAGGTTGAAAACATTGAACTTTCTGGCCACCGCGTGGTGGTTACGGTTCGCCTTCGTACCGACGTGAAGATTCCTAAGGATTCGGAAATTCGCGTGCAGAACATCGGTATCATGGGTGAACGTCAGATTGGTATGATTTTGGGCGATTCTGCAGAATACTTCGCTCCGAATGATACCATCAACGGCCAGTTCGATGCCGGTATTGCTGAAGCAATCGGTTTGGCTGGTGAAGTTTGCGACAGTACCAAGGTTTTGCTTGAATCTGTGAAGCAGGCTCTGAATCAGACTATCGTGAATCCGGATTTCCAGGAAAGATTCAAGACCCTCCTGGTCAAGGCAGAAAATCTTGAAGACCGTTTGATGACTATGCTGAACACCACCGATCCGAAACTCAAGAAGAGCTTGGACGGTTTGAATCAGGTGACCGTGAAGGTTAACGAACTGATTGACGGTGTTAAGTCTCCGGTGGACAACCTGTTCGCCAATACCGAAAAGCTTATGGGCAATGCCGACAAACTGGTCGGCGAACTGGAAGGTGTTACAAAGCATTTGGATGAATTGCTTGCCAAGGTCCAGAATAAGATCAATTCCAAGGACAACACCGCAGGACTTTTGTTGAATGATCGCGCTCTCCATGATGACTTGATTAAGACGGTGCATTCTGCTGACAGCTTGTTCCGCGTAATTCTTAAGGACGGCCTGGACATCAACGTGGATCTTTTCTAA
- a CDS encoding HPr family phosphocarrier protein yields MIVKTLVVSNKLGIHARPAGMIVDVTGQAKSDVSIVYEGSKANAKSILNVMMLAIPAGSEVKFEIDGEDEENVASQLESLFNDHFNEEPC; encoded by the coding sequence ATGATAGTCAAGACATTGGTGGTCTCTAACAAGTTGGGCATTCACGCCCGCCCTGCTGGGATGATTGTTGACGTTACCGGACAAGCAAAGAGCGATGTAAGCATCGTCTATGAAGGTTCCAAGGCTAACGCCAAGAGCATTCTTAACGTTATGATGCTCGCTATTCCTGCCGGTTCCGAAGTCAAGTTCGAAATCGACGGTGAAGACGAAGAAAACGTTGCTTCTCAGTTGGAAAGCCTGTTCAATGACCACTTCAACGAAGAACCCTGCTAA